A window of the Dehalococcoidales bacterium genome harbors these coding sequences:
- a CDS encoding ABC transporter substrate-binding protein, which translates to MKRETVWLMVSCMVVLSMVLSACAPAAPTTPTSPATPTAPTTPVTPTTPATSTTPTTPTTPGVEMVQDSLGRTVEKPRYGGTFTIALDQDTRNLDATLEHPYNTETLTLTHERFTIGDFLKGPLGTEEVSWWGSVDIVEFYVGKLAESWEFVDNETLVFNIRKGIHWALDPGNEASRLVAGRELTADDVVFALERMYRHPKSWALPRTHEEERPVSITAPDKYAVVLKSKPGLESGAYLMAELPLGMFQMTNPPETYQKYGDDVMKDWRNHVGTGPFMITDYLPGSAATFIRNPNYWGKHPLFPEDTMPYIDGVKFLIIPDLSTRMAALRTAKIDHSGGGKSPVPLEQAEPLLRTTPIEAMPIIIRSPEALRFKVNDPALPSYDVRVRQAIALAIDQPTIMQDMYGGRSTLPNYPIMPNLEYMGMHTSLEELPASVRELFEYHPDKAKQLLTEAGYPNGLKIEVVTMAPYVDNLSVLKDQLSKVGVELVIDVKERGVFLSLTQARNQNNAAFTTVTSISPFAFQYFAPDDLPNINGINDPVANEAWEKFKPLAISDRPAAEAILKPFFAYALEQAWNIEFPAPHSFYMWWPWVKLHNGDVSLGRSTNHHFIQYIWIDQELKKSMGY; encoded by the coding sequence ATGAAAAGGGAAACCGTCTGGTTGATGGTGAGTTGCATGGTAGTATTATCCATGGTGCTTTCAGCCTGCGCCCCGGCAGCCCCGACGACGCCAACTTCACCGGCAACACCAACCGCACCGACTACACCGGTTACGCCGACGACGCCAGCTACATCAACGACCCCGACAACACCAACGACGCCCGGTGTTGAGATGGTACAGGACTCGTTGGGTAGAACAGTAGAAAAGCCCCGCTACGGCGGTACATTTACTATTGCCCTCGACCAGGACACGCGGAATCTTGATGCGACCCTTGAACATCCTTATAACACCGAGACACTCACACTCACCCATGAGAGATTCACCATCGGAGACTTTCTCAAGGGACCCCTAGGTACCGAGGAAGTAAGCTGGTGGGGTAGCGTAGACATAGTGGAATTCTATGTTGGTAAACTGGCAGAAAGCTGGGAATTTGTTGACAATGAGACCCTTGTATTTAATATCCGAAAGGGGATACACTGGGCACTTGACCCCGGCAATGAAGCCAGTCGGTTAGTAGCGGGGAGAGAGTTAACCGCCGACGATGTTGTCTTTGCTCTTGAGCGCATGTACCGGCATCCCAAAAGCTGGGCATTACCCAGGACCCATGAGGAAGAAAGGCCTGTATCAATAACAGCCCCGGACAAATATGCCGTTGTTCTGAAGAGCAAGCCGGGGCTGGAAAGCGGGGCCTACCTCATGGCGGAACTGCCTTTAGGTATGTTTCAGATGACCAATCCTCCGGAAACATACCAGAAATATGGAGATGATGTCATGAAGGACTGGAGGAACCATGTTGGCACCGGCCCGTTCATGATAACAGACTATCTGCCGGGAAGCGCGGCCACCTTTATCAGAAACCCCAATTACTGGGGCAAGCACCCCCTCTTCCCGGAGGACACCATGCCCTATATAGACGGTGTAAAGTTCCTGATTATTCCGGACCTGTCCACACGTATGGCGGCATTACGGACAGCCAAGATTGACCATAGCGGAGGTGGTAAGAGTCCCGTTCCTCTGGAACAGGCAGAACCCCTGCTGAGGACAACGCCGATAGAGGCGATGCCGATTATCATCAGGAGTCCCGAGGCCCTGCGTTTTAAGGTGAATGACCCCGCTCTACCTTCTTACGATGTGCGGGTCAGGCAGGCAATCGCCTTGGCGATAGACCAGCCGACGATAATGCAGGATATGTACGGCGGCAGGTCCACGCTGCCCAATTATCCTATTATGCCGAACCTGGAATACATGGGGATGCATACTTCGCTTGAAGAACTGCCAGCCAGTGTCAGAGAGCTTTTTGAGTACCACCCGGACAAGGCAAAACAGCTTCTGACTGAGGCTGGCTATCCCAACGGGCTTAAGATAGAAGTAGTAACTATGGCACCATACGTCGATAACTTGTCAGTGCTCAAAGACCAGTTGTCCAAGGTGGGTGTTGAACTGGTAATCGATGTTAAGGAACGGGGAGTATTCCTTTCTCTGACACAGGCCAGGAACCAGAATAATGCCGCTTTTACTACCGTAACCAGCATTTCGCCCTTTGCTTTTCAGTACTTCGCGCCCGATGATTTGCCAAACATAAATGGCATTAACGACCCGGTAGCAAACGAGGCCTGGGAAAAGTTTAAACCACTCGCGATATCAGATAGACCCGCGGCTGAAGCGATACTTAAGCCCTTCTTCGCGTATGCTCTGGAGCAAGCCTGGAACATCGAGTTCCCGGCGCCACATTCCTTCTACATGTGGTGGCCGTGGGTAAAACTGCACAATGGAGATGTCAGTCTCGGCAGAAGTA
- a CDS encoding NYN domain-containing protein — protein MPDKTERVMIFIDGSNLYHSLKAYFHRTDIDIGKFAMKLLGKRRLIRIYYYNARVGQKEEPERYRNQKAFFDSVSAIPYCELRLGRLVYMNWPNAPPYEKGVDIQLTTDLLTHSFKNNYDEAILVAGDSDYVGALQAVKDNGKNVEVALFGKERTSRPLREVADKVITIDGRFLRGCWKVAGMLK, from the coding sequence ATGCCTGATAAAACAGAACGGGTGATGATATTCATCGATGGCAGCAACCTGTACCATTCCCTGAAGGCTTATTTTCACAGAACTGATATTGACATCGGCAAGTTCGCCATGAAACTCCTGGGAAAGCGCCGTCTGATACGGATTTACTATTATAATGCCCGGGTGGGGCAGAAAGAGGAGCCGGAACGCTACCGGAACCAGAAGGCCTTCTTTGACAGCGTCAGTGCTATCCCCTATTGCGAATTGCGTTTGGGGCGCCTGGTTTACATGAACTGGCCCAATGCCCCGCCTTATGAAAAAGGGGTTGACATCCAGTTGACCACAGACCTGCTTACCCACAGCTTTAAGAATAATTATGATGAGGCTATCCTTGTTGCCGGGGATAGCGATTATGTAGGCGCCCTGCAGGCGGTCAAAGATAATGGTAAAAATGTGGAAGTAGCGTTGTTCGGCAAGGAGCGCACCTCCCGTCCGCTAAGGGAGGTCGCTGATAAGGTAATAACCATCGACGGGCGTTTCTTAAGGGGCTGCTGGAAAGTAGCTGGTATGCTTAAGTAA